One Ctenopharyngodon idella isolate HZGC_01 chromosome 9, HZGC01, whole genome shotgun sequence DNA window includes the following coding sequences:
- the LOC127518467 gene encoding xin actin-binding repeat-containing protein 2-like isoform X1, protein MLSRISELQGVAGKIDSKSVKTLLNEMPAWLLGPEEKSDLEGAAAEHSEQNLKEILAHVKNLVQAKLMHFDGTIEKHECEATSEKLVSSGATQRISKIAIGSTKCKTQKVVKEETKTTRKSRKQQMSSITTLDPRAPSPLLRMRSPSPTFITIESTKRTDSPKRATPSPSPMPPTPPPRRSETPSSRLSRASPSPSSSRADSLTRLRNATATLSRGASPDPVPHVIAVTGKKSEIVESPATFHRQIKIDSKSAEEKRVKKTFETAMVTAEVINANVGGDAVNILERLGPNTVKEKDIFSKVDLFGLAKTIETSEEKVGIRKDPVDTTEKPGRETEDLELDTEKKARQQEDIPAFNIKDIKNVFEMSEQSSPIKALQNKQEEQESRVSEIASEGSKPELPPEREQCSQLSSPPPVRKDVKVDESVNPTGFSETKAVTEHYSSVDEFGTKIIGSRSTTTVSKHTQSVTTQRAPFSYADAVKKKTSEVKVSPEASAEELMKNFQKTWAESESVFKSLGVTDSSTKVRDVCSVQEEGLPHGRPDSRQKEVP, encoded by the exons ATGTTGTCTCGTATCTCAGAGTTACAGGGGGTTGCAGGAAAAATAGACTCTAAGTCTGTGAAGACGTTGCTCAATGAGATGCCCGCCTGGCTTCTGGGGCCAGAGGAGAAGAGTGATTTGGAAGGGGCAGCGGCCGAACACAGTGAACAGAACCTCAAAGAAATCCTCGCCCATGTTAAAAACCTTGTTCAAGCTAAGCTAATGCACTTTGACGGCACTATTGAAAAGCATGAATGTGAGGCCACCTCTGAAAAATTAGTTTCTAGTGGAGCCACACAAAGGATTTCAAAGATTGCCATTGGTTCTACAAAGTGTAAGACGCAGAAGGTGGTCAAAGAGGAGACAAAGACAACACGCAAGAGCCGAAAGCAACAAATGAGCAGCATTACAACTCTCGACCCCAGAGCTCCATCCCCATTGTTACGGATGCGCTCTCCCTCGCCCACGTTCATCACTATCGAGTCTACGAAGAGAACTGATTCGCCAAAGAGAGCAACACCCTCGCCTTCCCCAATGCCTCCGACGCCTCCGCCACGCAGGTCTGAGACGCCGAGCTCTCGCTTAAGCAGGGCCTCTCCTTCACCCTCATCGAGCCGGGCAGATAGTCTGACACGGCTCAGAAATGCCACAGCTACGCTCTCCCGCGGAGCTTCGCCCGATCCGGTCCCTCATGTGATTGCGGTCACTGGAAAGAAGTCAGAAATCGTGGAATCTCCTGCCACATTCCATCGGCAGATCAAAATCGATTCTAAATCTGCTGAAGAGAAAAGGGTCAAAAAGACTTTTGAAACAGCAATGGTGACCGCTGAAGTGATTAATGCAAATGTAGGTGGAGATGCTGTTAATATTCTTGAGCGTTTAGGCCCCAACACAGTGAAAGAGAAGGATATTTTCTCTAAGGTGGACCTATTTGGACTAGCCAAAACAATAGAGACGTCAGAGGAGAAAGTTGGTATTAGAAAAGACCCAGTTGACACAACAGAGAAGCCTGGCAGGGAAACTGAGGACCTGGAGCTTGATACAGAAAAGAAAGCAAGACAACAAGAGGATATTCCTGCTTTCAACATCAAggatattaaaaatgtttttgaaatgagTGAGCAAAGTTCCCCCATCAAAGCGCTACAAAACAAACAGGAGGAACAGGAGTCAAGAGTGAGTGAAATTGCATCTGAAGGTTCAAAGCCTGAGCTTCCTCCAGAGAGGGAACAATGCTCCCAGCTGAGCTCCCCTCCGCCCGTGCGCAAAGATGTGAAAGTAGACGAGTCTGTCAATCCAACAGGCTTTTCGGAGACAAAAGCAGTCACTGAACATTATTCTTCTGTTGACGAGTTTGGCACTAAAATTATCGGATCAAGAAGCACCACGACGGTTTCCAAGCACACTCAAAGTGTTACGACGCAACGGGCGCCTTTTTCCTATGCTGATGCTGTGAAGAAAAAGACGTCAGAGGTGAAGGTGTCACCTGAGGCCTCTGCAGAGGAACTGATGAAGAACTTCCAGAAAACATGGGCAGAAAGTGAGAGTGTGTTCAAAAGCTTAGGTGTCACAG ATTCGAGTACCAAAGTCCGAGATGTGTGCAGTGTGCAAGAAGAGGGTTTACCCCATGGAAGGCCTGATAGCAGACAAAAAGAAGTTCCATAA
- the xirp2b gene encoding xin actin-binding repeat-containing protein 2 yields the protein MRWMFENKPLDSIKNDSDNEEDSKKIIQQEIIAGGDVRNTAMMFEMQPMDTLGLQHDSTKQNYLVNEVGKRDVRAAAWLFETKPMDSLNKIHTDDEQTKEVIFTQEATEGDVKSVRYMFENQEMDSLGDTETMDEKQLLSLKSVLEEIKSEVKKVIWMFETQCMCVMREHTGEMVLITSVRREETEKGDVKTSRWLFETQPLDDIDIELSQVRLISSISMEDNQLDGVKRGRWLFETKRLDSITAQWERMQQRQKEEIIGADVRKHCMVFETQPMDTLKDDANSRPVTTEQIIGGNVRSVRHLFENAPPDELKELPEVGKLNKKAVFEEGKGDVRHQKWVFENKPLEKIKDEDDEVNRLKKTIASDEERGDVRHQRWLFENQHLEDIQEEKRQFIKTIDSEQIDRSYKGDVLRNCWVFETQPMDTLKDDSNARPLSAEEIIGGDVQSARHFFETAPKDEMKELAEVGKLKRMMTSEEKGDVRHQKWRFESQPLEQIREEKKEITRTVNLEDIENVDVSNYKQIFETYDLSQYDESQKIQVEGVTTGSVRSNKDLFESMPLYALQDSSGHYHEVRTVRREEIVKGDVRSCQWMFETRPIDQFDESITKFQIIKGITQQEVESGDVKTAKWLFETQPLDAIKYFSNIEDEECVTRETAEIVKGDVKTCKWLFETKPIDMLYEREEFKSTKDSDEIQKGDVKTCTWLFETQTLDAIQDNSETVLQTRTVKQEDIHGKNVRMARFLFETENLENIAGEEQEAFKSVTEIDIQSGDVSRMKYIFETQSSDMMSSTSEDVMRQLRSAQAEDIQKGNVGNCKWLFENQPIDAISETPSELKGARTVQDVQGGDVDKGRFIFETYSLDEIQDTSSEAEMRRLQKVIREDEEKGDVKTYAMMFETQPLYAIQDKEGHYHEVTTLTKEEIQRGDVVGARWLFETKPLDSIKETDEVYLLKAVTEEDIHKGDVSSARWRFETQPLDKIAEDAKISIKTVEDIQGGDVKTNKQRFESDAMSQKLVRTVSMSEIHKGDVRTAKWMFETHTIDQIHAEKSEDEMNTVVMEEQLKGDVKQSVWLFEKNPLDHINDSDESKQVTCEVIPKADVKTTTWLFETTPFTEFNESNLEKPEVIGKSVKATLDELYTQRMVDSKGIIIEADEIGDIRMAKYNLMNKEAPQIQREDIIKGDLQSIMINLLDRQEKTEKKIIINAEERGDISGTVQQLLQEHSGTSVEKEEIIRGDIQEAINNLLKEESTGKRGILIQEDEKGDIRMTIYSLFNSHEESNTQKENIVRGNVKGCLERLCNPDTEEIARIKVDEAERGKVSFYSTCIESGALDYLKKLQVEPDEADPDKIEKEEIIGGDIKEMKLSLTRNQAQIGRLVDREDIVPGDVHNTVKVFMTEPPVSFEHLQREEIVRGDLQAVMNSLTQSVNQAVVLEKEVVVRADLPTTLRSLEEAQNQPRDVEKPEIIPGNIKGALKSLKDSASTKVEIVIEDLVPGDIKGTLKSLEEAKYAVKEVEKEMIVKGDIHTAIQSLQEASNERKVYQQEIGVQGDVKGKIQLLLEPPPSPRMQRRASTEGDVKFSIKSLYDTQEQVQSEKEEVIKGDVKGTIKSLMETARRASPTIPRREPIRKVKVPVKTSSPSVKDIPAESPTPVVKNLDVSSESQRSTHKQSTQNRYASQESTTITGHTTTCNQETKTTVLEHKTIVQTHGVKTLKTDFRNLKKSGCKGLIRLEKRKQKEMYMPPPPSDPEPPLPPPPSPPPDYDSILFPTPPPSIRGDHDLPPPPTPPPPCDPAKTELDHLPPPPTPPPPPLVPATAELDLLPPPPTEQELDLLPLPSITPSKPTKMTVKPIKAPMLCKVPKLEPAISFEKMDGQAAQETRCRKNVTTSSVSCTVLSSEIQSAFTKQPPESPRPPKKVFAPLTLTPPASPPPPCKSPVSKFKTPLIQAEQKYRQQREESCTPPPPHTPAFEIRMHESVSAALEMLSSESTGTVQSEASISFDFTQERAQKSVTKSESAADSYDSSKHTALSNAPPSKALIAAANEKSPPESPVISSVKQGIISNQSSQGSSGQQQTTSTSTKKKKKRSMTTNIQQVTRTVIKNTTQEEIKASVKTDEPQSVSKSVSETAGKDVSSISLSEYKTKEESSPKKNQEKNSPDRSKPNKESQIKDAEQKPQKVDSQKAKKVSKSIKLESKEKTTAEPDNVQVKESIERSPTETEGKVEKEAKVKPVEEPPATPKKKRRSKNKKDRETAQGNNAASLSPTEATPAEPKWPVLTSDKKQEEITVEQAQHSIQTGDTEVYKEVIKTESTVQQQSFHEEGLTVKFQKQAGGSQQIYEESKDESRNVPIKMTGKSAQKEPAESSAESSSTSLSQA from the coding sequence TGGCTCTTCGAAACGCAGCCTTTGGATGACATTGACATTGAACTTTCTCAGGTCAGGCTCATCTCCAGTATATCCATGGAAGACAACCAGCTGGACGGTGTGAAAAGGGGAAGGTGGCTGTTTGAGACCAAGAGACTTGACTCCATAACCGCCCAGTGGGAGAGAATGCAACAGCGGCAGAAAGAAGAAATTATTGGGGCAGATGTACGAAAACACTGCATGGTGTTCGAGACGCAGCCTATGGACACGCTTAAAGATGATGCCAACTCCAGACCTGTCACCACAGAACAGATTATTGGAGGTAATGTTCGCTCTGTGAGACACTTATTTGAAAATGCTCCACCGGATGAACTCAAAGAGCTTCCTGAGGTgggaaaactaaataaaaaggcAGTGTTTGAAGAAGGAAAAGGTGATGTGAGACACCAGAAATGGGTGTTTGAGAATAAACCGCTGGAGAAAATCAAAGATGAGGATGATGAGGTAAACCGACTTAAGAAAACCATAGCGTCTGATGAAGAAAGAGGTGATGTGAGACATCAAAGATGGCTGTTTGAAAACCAACATTTGGAAGACATTCAAGAGGAAAAGAGGCAGTTCATAAAAACAATTGATTCTGAACAAATAGATCGAAGTTACAAGGGTGATGTCCTCAGAAATTGTTGGGTGTTTGAGACGCAACCGATGGATACGTTGAAGGACGATTCCAATGCCAGGCCATTAAGTGCAGAGGAAATTATTGGAGGTGACGTTCAATCTGCCAGACACTTTTTTGAGACTGCTCCAAAAGATGAGATGAAAGAGCTTGCAGAGGTGGGGAAACTCAAAAGAATGATGACATCTGAGGAGAAGGGAGATGTTAGACACCAGAAGTGGCGGTTTGAGAGCCAGCCGCTGGAGCAGATCAGAGAGGAGAAAAAGGAAATAACAAGAACTGTGAATCTTGAGGATATCGAAAATGTGGACGTAAGCAATTACAAGCAAATCTTTGAAACATATGATTTAAGCCAATATGACGAAAGTCAGAAGATTCAAGTTGAGGGTGTAACCACTGGCTCTGTGAGatcaaataaagatttatttgaGTCTATGCCATTGTACGCTTTGCAAGACAGTTCCGGGCATTACCACGAAGTCAGAACCGTACGGCGGGAAGAAATCGTCAAAGGAGATGTCAGAAGCTGCCAGTGGATGTTTGAAACTCGCCCAATTGACCAATTCGACGAGAGCATCACTAAATTCCAAATCATAAAGGGCATAACCCAACAAGAGGTCGAATCTGGAGATGTCAAGACAGCAAAATGGCTTTTTGAAACCCAGCCTCTCGATGCCATTAAGTATTTTAGCAATATTGAAGACGAGGAGTGTGTTACTAGGGAAACAGCAGAAATAGTGAAAGGTGATGTTAAAACCTGTAAGTGGCTTTTTGAGACCAAACCTATAGACATGCTTTATGAAAGGGAAGAGTTTAAGAGTACAAAAGATTCTGATGAAATTCAAAAAGGGGATGTAAAAACATGCACTTGGCTTTTTGAAACTCAAACCCTTGATGCCATACAGGATAACTCTGAGACAGTGTTGCAAACTCGCACTGTGAAACAAGAGGACATTCATGGAAAAAATGTCCGCATGGCGCGTTTCCTGTTTGAGACAGAAAACCTGGAGAACATTGCTGGAGAAGAGCAGGAAGCTTTTAAGAGTGTGACTGAGATAGACATACAATCCGGGGACGTGTCTCGGATGAAATACATATTCGAGACCCAATCTTCTGACATGATGAGCTCAACCTCTGAGGATGTCATGAGACAGCTGAGGAGTGCTCAGGCTGAGGATATTCAGAAAGGAAATGTTGGAAACTGCAAATGGCTATTTGAAAACCAGCCCATAGATGCAATCTCAGAGACCCCCAGCGAGCTGAAAGGAGCTCGAACAGTCCAAGATGTTCAGGGAGGTGATGTTGATAAAGGCAGATTCATTTTTGAGACCTACTCGTTAGATGAGATTCAAGACACGTCCTCTGAGGCTGAAATGAGAAGGCTGCAGAAAGTCATTAGAGAGGATGAGGAGAAAGGAGATGTAAAAACTTACGCCATGATGTTTGAAACTCAGCCTCTCTATGCCATCCAAGACAAAGAAGGCCATTATCATGAAGTGACCACACTTACAAAAGAAGAAATACAAAGAGGTGATGTAGTAGGAGCCCGCTGGCTGTTTGAAACAAAGCCTCTGGACTCAATTAAAGAGACAGATGAAGTCTACCTCTTAAAAGCTGTTACAGAGGAAGATATCCACAAAGGTGATGTCAGCTCAGCGAGATGGAGGTTTGAAACCCAGCCCCTTGATAAGATTGCAGAAGATGCCAAAATATCAATCAAAACTGTTGAGGACATTCAGGGAGGAGATGTTAAGACAAACAAGCAGCGTTTTGAATCTGATGCAATGTCTCAAAAGTTGGTACGTACTGTCAGCATGAGTGAGATTCACAAAGGGGATGTTAGGACagcaaaatggatgtttgaaaCTCACACAATAGACCAGATACATGCTGAAAAGTCAGAAGATGAGATGAACACTGTTGTTATGGAGGAACAGCTGAAGGGGGATGTTAAACAGTCTGTGTGGCTATTTGAAAAGAATCCTCTTGATCATATTAATGACAGTGATGAAAGTAAACAGGTAACTTGTGAAGTCATCCCCAAAGCAGATGTAAAAACCACAACGTGGCTTTTTGAAACAACGCCGTTCACTGAATTTAATGAGAGCAACTTAGAGAAGCCAGAAGTCATTGGTAAAAGTGTCAAAGCCACCCTCGATGAACTGTACACCCAGAGAATGGTAGACTCCAAAGGCATCATCATAGAGGCAGATGAAATTGGAGACATTCGCATGGCTAAGTACAACCTCATGAATAAAGAAGCTCCCCAAATCCAAAGAGAAGACATCATTAAAGGAGATCTGCAAAGCATCATGATTAACCTCCTCGACAGACAGGAGAAAACAGAGAAGAAAATCATTATAAATGCAGAGGAGAGGGGAGACATCAGCGGCACCGTGCAACAGCTGCTCCAAGAGCACAGTGGCACTTCTGTAGAGAAAGAGGAGATAATAAGAGGTGACATTCAGGAAGCCATAAACAACCTGCTGAAAGAGGAGAGCACTGGCAAACGGGGCATTCTCATTCAAGAAGACGAAAAGGGGGATATTCGTATGACCATCTACTCTTTATTCAATTCTCATGAGGAATCAAACACTCAGAAAGAAAATATAGTCAGAGGTAATGTGAAAGGCTGCCTAGAGAGACTTTGCAATCCAGACACAGAGGAGATTGCGAGAATTAAAGTGGATGAAGCAGAAAGGGGAAAGGTGAGCTTTTATTCTACGTGTATTGAGTCTGGTGCGCTCGATTACCTCAAAAAGCTGCAGGTAGAGCCAGATGAGGCCGACCCAGATAAAATTGAAAAAGAGGAAATCATTGGTGGTGATATTAAAGAAATGAAACTCAGCCTGACACGTAATCAAGCTCAAATCGGTCGTCTGGTGGACAGGGAAGATATAGTCCCGGGCGATGTGCATAACACAGTTAAGGTTTTCATGACCGAGCCTCCAGTCTCATTTGAACATTTACAGAGAGAAGAGATTGTGAGAGGAGACCTGCAAGCAGTGATGAATTCACTGACACAGTCTGTAAACCAGGCCGTTGTTTTGGAGAAAGAAGTTGTCGTTCGAGCTGATTTACCTACAACACTGAGGTCTCTAGAGGAGGCCCAGAATCAGCCCAGAGACGTGGAAAAGCCGGAAATCATTCCTGGTAACATCAAAGGAGCACTGAAATCACTCAAAGACTCAGCTTCCACCAAGGTGGAAATTGTCATAGAAGATTTAGTGCCAGGTGACATCAAAGGTACGTTGAAATCGCTGGAGGAGGCCAAATATGCAGTGAAAGAAGTGGAGAAGGAGATGATTGTAAAGGGTGACATTCACACGGCAATACAGAGTCTACAAGAAGCGTCAAATGAGAGAAAGGTTTACCAGCAGGAGATTGGTGTCCAGGGAGATGTGAAAGGCAAGATTCAACTCTTACTCGAGCCTCCTCCATCTCCCAGAATGCAACGCAGGGCAAGCACAGAGGGAGATGTGAAGTTTTCCATAAAATCACTCTATGACACCCAAGAGCAAGTGCAATCAGAGAAAGAAGAGGTGATAAAAGGAGATGTTAAGGGCACAATAAAATCTTTAATGGAAACAGCACGGAGAGCGAGCCCAACAATTCCCAGAAGGGAGCCGATAAGAAAGGTCAAAGTTCCCGTCAAGACCTCATCTCCGTCAGTGAAAGACATCCCGGCAGAGAGTCCTACCCCTGTGGTCAAAAACCTTGATGTGAGCAGTGAATCACAGAGGAGCACTCACAAGCAATCAACGCAAAACAGATACGCATCTCAAGAGAGTACTACAATTACCGGCCACACCACAACATGCAACCAGGAGACAAAGACCACAGTGTTGGAGCACAAAACAATTGTACAAACACACGGTGTCAAAACATTAAAGACTGACTTCCGCAACCTCAAAAAAAGTGGCTGTAAGGGTTTAATCAGGCTggagaaaagaaaacagaaggAAATGTATATGCCACCTCCTCCTTCTGACCCCGAACCCCCACTACCTCCCCCTCCATCACCCCCTCCGGATTATGATAGCATCTTATTTCCCACTCCTCCTCCTAGCATCAGGGGTGATCATGATCTTCCTCCTCCACCCACTCCCCCTCCTCCTTGCGATCCAGCCAAGACAGAACTTGACCATTTACCTCCTCCACCAACCCCACCACCTCCTCCTCTTGTTCCAGCCACAGCTGAGCTAGACCTCCTCCCTCCCCCTCCCACAGAGCAGGAGCTAGACCTCCTTCCACTGCCCAGCATAACACCATCCAAACCTACTAAAATGACTGTCAAACCCATCAAAGCGCCAATGTTGTGCAAAGTACCCAAACTTGAGCCAGCAATTTCATTCGAGAAAATGGATGGGCAGGCTGCGCAAGAGACCAGGTGTAGAAAAAATGTCACCACATCATCGGTCAGTTGCACCGTGTTATCCTCTGAAATTCAGTCTGCTTTTACAAAACAGCCACCGGAGTCTCCACGGCCTCCCAAGAAAGTTTTCGCCCCCTTGACACTCACCCCGCCCGCCTCTCCTCCTCCACCGTGCAAATCCCCAGTAAGCAAATTCAAAACCCCATTAATACAAGCCGAACAGAAGTACAGACAGCAGAGGGAGGAAAGCTGCACGCCACCACCGCCGCACACCCCGGCCTTTGAAATCCGTATGCACGAGTCAGTCAGCGCAGCCCTTGAAATGCTTTCTTCAGAGAGCACGGGCACGGTGCAATCAGAGGCAAGCATATCATTTGATTTCACTCAAGAGAGAGCTCAAAAGAGTGTGACCAAATCCGAATCAGCCGCAGACTCATATGATTCATCCAAGCACACAGCTCTCTCAAACGCTCCCCCAAGCAAGGCTTTGATCGCTGCTGCAAATGAGAAATCTCCTCCAGAATCTCCTGTTATTTCCTCAGTTAAACAGGGCATTATCTCTAATCAGTCATCTCAGGGCTCTTCAGGTCAGCAGCAGACCACCTCCACTTcaactaaaaagaaaaagaagcgATCCATGACAACTAATATACAGCAGGTGACGAGGACGGttattaaaaacacaacacaagaaGAAATAAAGGCCTCTGTCAAAACAGACGAACCTCAGAGTGTCTCTAAAAGTGTATCCGAGACTGCTGGAAAAGATGTGAGCAGCATATCTTTATCTGAGTACAAAACAAAAGAGGAAAGCTCTCCAaagaaaaatcaagaaaaaaactCCCCTGATCGATCCAAACCAAACAAAGAGAGTCAAATTAAGGATGCTGAGCAGAAGCCACAAAAGGTCGACAGTCAAAAGGCAAAGAAAGTTAGCAAAAGCATTAAACTGGAGAGCAAGGAGAAAACCACAGCGGAGCCGGATAATGTTCAAGTGAAAGAAAGCATTGAAAGAAGCCCCACTGAAACAGAGGGTAAAGTAGAGAAAGAGGCCAAAGTGAAACCTGTAGAGGAGCCCCCTGCCActccaaaaaagaaaaggaggAGCAAGAataagaaagacagagagacagcTCAAGGCAACAATGCCGCATCCCTCTCGCCCACAGAGGCCACGCCTGCTGAGCCTAAGTGGCCAGTCCTGACATCTGATAAAAAACAAGAGGAAATCACTGTTGAGCAAGCACAGCACTCCATTCAAACGGGGGACACAGAGGTTTACAAGGAGGTCATCAAAACTGAAAGTACAGTCCAACAGCAGAGTTTCCATGAGGAGGGCCTGACTGTGAAATTTCAAAAGCAGGCCGGTGGAAGCCAGCAGATTTATGAGGAATCAAAAGATGAAAGCAGAAATGTTCCAATAAAAATGACAGGGAAATCTGCACAAAAGGAGCCTGCTGAGTCCTCGGCTGAGAGTAGCAGCACATCTCTAAGTCAAGCCTGA